In a genomic window of Occallatibacter riparius:
- a CDS encoding integration host factor subunit beta gives MTKADLVEKVTRLGDLTRRDGEVIVETIFESVIGALQSGDKIEIRGFGSFRIRQRNPRIGRNPKTGERVEVPAKRVPYFKPSKELRDLVNPEEAAKVS, from the coding sequence ATGACCAAGGCAGACCTGGTGGAAAAGGTGACCCGCCTAGGCGATCTGACGCGCCGGGATGGTGAGGTTATTGTGGAAACGATCTTTGAGTCGGTGATTGGAGCGCTGCAGAGCGGGGACAAGATCGAGATTCGCGGATTCGGATCGTTCCGGATCCGGCAGCGGAATCCCCGAATCGGCCGTAATCCCAAGACCGGCGAGCGCGTGGAAGTTCCCGCCAAGCGCGTGCCTTACTTCAAGCCTTCCAAGGAGTTGCGGGATCTGGTGAATCCTGAGGAGGCAGCCAAGGTTTCGTAG
- a CDS encoding cupin domain-containing protein encodes MGIDTPTNTDPVCRLLNAGEAFIGKQGLQYNVAIAAETVGAKALHMQLVTIPPGGRALAHKHATHETAIYALSGTSCMWYGERLENHVVVEPGNFLYIPADTPHLPYNPSQTEPVVAVIARTDPHEQESVILLPELDEIRPK; translated from the coding sequence ATGGGCATAGATACGCCTACGAATACGGATCCGGTGTGCCGGCTGCTTAACGCGGGTGAGGCTTTCATCGGGAAGCAGGGGCTGCAGTACAACGTGGCGATTGCGGCGGAAACCGTGGGCGCGAAGGCGCTGCACATGCAGCTAGTAACGATTCCGCCGGGAGGACGCGCGCTCGCGCACAAGCACGCTACCCACGAGACGGCCATCTATGCGCTCAGCGGCACGTCTTGCATGTGGTACGGGGAACGGCTGGAGAATCATGTGGTTGTCGAGCCGGGGAATTTTCTGTACATCCCCGCCGATACGCCGCACCTGCCGTATAACCCAAGCCAGACGGAACCTGTGGTGGCGGTGATTGCGCGGACCGATCCGCATGAGCAGGAAAGCGTAATTCTGCTTCCGGAACTGGATGAAATCCGGCCGAAGTGA
- a CDS encoding alpha/beta hydrolase — MKVTAFILASAVAFATAPAAQLGAQVKTNVPEVVPGAKPTTVEHIKIHGAALEGNLEGDAVDRDVIVFLPPSYEKDKKRHYPVVYALHGYSIGAEQWTHEIHVPQTIEGAFATGSQEMIVVLPDSKTIYNGSMYSSSATTGDFENYIAHDVVAYMDAHYRTIPNRTSRGLVGHSMGGYGATRIGMKHSDVFGALYIMSPCCLSPMAGGFGPPDQAKQRALESEKKVADAKSPADLAAQSPGFASAQYATAAAWAPDPKNPPLYFDLPTKDGVPQPDIVAKFTANSPLTFADQYIGSLKHYRAIAMDVGDQDGLRFDATKLHTLFDNYGLANTFEIYSGTHVSAVADRFQNHVLPFFSKNLCFTADCK, encoded by the coding sequence ATGAAAGTAACAGCATTTATTCTCGCGTCCGCAGTCGCATTTGCGACGGCGCCCGCAGCTCAGTTGGGAGCCCAGGTGAAGACCAATGTTCCCGAGGTCGTGCCCGGCGCGAAGCCAACCACAGTGGAACACATCAAAATTCACGGCGCAGCGCTTGAAGGCAATCTCGAAGGCGATGCTGTCGATCGTGACGTGATCGTGTTCCTGCCGCCGAGCTATGAGAAAGACAAGAAGCGCCACTACCCGGTGGTCTACGCTTTGCACGGCTATTCCATCGGCGCCGAGCAGTGGACGCACGAGATCCACGTCCCGCAGACGATTGAGGGCGCTTTTGCTACAGGGTCGCAAGAGATGATCGTTGTCCTGCCGGATTCCAAGACGATCTATAACGGCTCAATGTACTCAAGCTCTGCTACGACAGGCGATTTCGAAAACTACATCGCGCATGACGTGGTCGCCTACATGGACGCGCATTACCGCACGATTCCCAATCGCACCAGCCGCGGCCTGGTCGGTCATTCCATGGGCGGTTACGGAGCAACGCGTATCGGCATGAAACACTCCGATGTTTTCGGCGCGCTCTACATCATGAGCCCCTGCTGCCTTTCGCCCATGGCCGGCGGTTTTGGACCTCCCGATCAAGCGAAGCAACGCGCCCTAGAGAGCGAGAAGAAAGTCGCGGATGCCAAGTCCCCGGCCGATCTTGCCGCGCAGTCACCCGGTTTTGCCTCGGCCCAGTATGCGACCGCGGCGGCATGGGCGCCCGATCCCAAAAACCCGCCGCTGTATTTCGATCTCCCCACCAAGGATGGCGTTCCGCAACCCGACATTGTGGCGAAATTCACTGCCAACTCGCCGCTTACTTTTGCGGATCAGTACATCGGTAGCCTGAAGCACTATCGCGCAATTGCGATGGACGTAGGCGACCAGGATGGACTGCGCTTCGATGCGACGAAGCTGCATACTCTGTTTGACAACTACGGACTCGCGAACACGTTTGAGATCTACTCCGGCACGCACGTCAGTGCCGTGGCTGATCGCTTCCAGAATCACGTTCTCCCGTTCTTCAGCAAGAATCTCTGTTTCACCGCCGATTGCAAGTAA
- a CDS encoding sialate O-acetylesterase has protein sequence MIQRFTSLKVAAAALLLVAASGTFAQPTPGQATPSTAGKALPFVSPIFGDNMVLQRDKPDAIWGWSDPGDTVRVQIGDKTATATAGADRRWQVKIQPPAAGGPYTVSITGHQTVELHNVLVGDVWLCGGQSNMGLPLRFTKNADDEIKAANFPEIRFFTVEGHPAYHHMDVIEGNWRAVSPETAGSVSAVAYYFARKVQQEIHVPIGLVVDAVGGTPAEAWASEAALRPLHDFDVPLDELDRLKAADAPEYGNYVMHWYDQYDIGQKEKWAVPDLDDSAWKRVPVPGGFAELGVPDTPALVWFRREITLPDPLPKPAAEANAAPGPFPRGGVTLHLGSIERMDTAYVNGVEVGGSAWVENPRMYFIRPGVLKPGRNVIAIRVLKTKPDGGFLSKPDDLHLNLADGSTIPLAGEWKAKLSVDARPPHPLPMGYENWPVMPSVLYEGMLAPIAPMSITGAIWYQGEQNSPRGFQYRRILPAMIADWRSLFCQGDFPFYIVSLPAFTKHSSVPVDGDDWTETRESQAIAAASVPNACLAVTIDTGDPDNIHAKDKQPVGDRLARCALAKHYGKPIVYSGPTLESVERLPGSIRLHFAHADGGLVVKGDHLGEFSIAGDDRKWYWADARIEGDTVVVTSPSVPNPTQVRYAWQSNPVATLFNGAGLPAAPFRTDHWPGKTEAARPY, from the coding sequence ATGATTCAACGATTTACTAGCCTGAAGGTCGCTGCCGCGGCTCTGCTGCTCGTTGCGGCCTCGGGGACATTTGCACAGCCAACTCCGGGGCAGGCGACACCATCTACAGCCGGGAAAGCGCTACCCTTCGTCAGCCCCATCTTCGGCGACAACATGGTGCTCCAGCGCGACAAGCCCGATGCCATCTGGGGCTGGTCTGATCCCGGAGATACAGTCCGGGTGCAGATTGGTGATAAGACCGCGACAGCCACGGCCGGTGCAGATCGCCGCTGGCAGGTGAAGATTCAGCCGCCAGCGGCAGGTGGCCCGTACACGGTCAGCATCACTGGCCATCAGACAGTTGAATTGCACAATGTGCTGGTCGGTGACGTATGGCTCTGCGGCGGGCAATCCAACATGGGCCTGCCGCTCCGCTTTACGAAGAACGCCGACGATGAAATCAAAGCGGCCAATTTTCCTGAGATTCGCTTCTTCACCGTGGAAGGCCATCCTGCTTATCACCACATGGATGTAATCGAAGGCAACTGGCGCGCGGTATCTCCTGAGACCGCGGGCAGCGTCTCGGCTGTTGCGTATTACTTCGCACGCAAGGTGCAGCAGGAAATCCACGTTCCTATCGGCCTGGTGGTTGATGCGGTCGGAGGAACGCCTGCCGAAGCCTGGGCAAGCGAAGCCGCTCTGCGTCCGCTCCACGATTTCGACGTTCCGCTTGACGAACTCGATCGTCTCAAGGCTGCGGACGCGCCTGAGTACGGGAACTATGTCATGCACTGGTATGACCAGTACGACATTGGCCAGAAGGAGAAGTGGGCCGTCCCGGATCTGGACGACTCGGCGTGGAAGCGGGTTCCGGTACCTGGCGGATTTGCCGAACTCGGCGTGCCCGATACGCCGGCCCTGGTCTGGTTCCGGCGCGAGATCACTCTCCCTGATCCGCTACCCAAACCTGCCGCGGAGGCGAACGCCGCGCCTGGACCGTTTCCGCGGGGCGGCGTTACGCTTCACCTGGGCTCCATTGAACGCATGGACACTGCATACGTGAATGGTGTCGAAGTCGGCGGCAGCGCGTGGGTGGAAAATCCGCGGATGTATTTCATCCGGCCCGGCGTTCTCAAGCCGGGTCGCAATGTCATCGCTATCCGCGTTCTCAAAACTAAGCCCGACGGTGGATTCCTTTCGAAGCCTGACGATCTGCACCTCAACCTGGCTGACGGTTCCACGATTCCGCTCGCAGGTGAGTGGAAGGCCAAGCTCAGCGTGGATGCTCGTCCGCCGCATCCTCTTCCCATGGGGTACGAAAACTGGCCGGTGATGCCAAGCGTGCTCTATGAGGGGATGCTTGCGCCGATAGCCCCGATGTCGATTACCGGAGCGATCTGGTACCAGGGCGAGCAGAACTCCCCGCGCGGCTTTCAGTACCGCAGAATTCTTCCTGCGATGATTGCCGATTGGCGCTCGTTGTTCTGCCAGGGTGATTTCCCGTTTTACATCGTCAGCCTGCCCGCATTCACGAAGCATAGTTCCGTACCGGTGGATGGGGACGATTGGACCGAAACACGCGAGTCGCAGGCGATCGCGGCGGCGAGCGTTCCCAATGCATGTCTTGCGGTCACCATCGACACGGGCGACCCCGACAACATCCATGCCAAAGACAAGCAGCCAGTCGGCGATCGGCTCGCGCGGTGTGCGCTCGCGAAGCACTACGGGAAGCCCATCGTTTACTCCGGCCCAACGCTCGAATCTGTAGAGCGCCTGCCCGGCTCCATTCGCCTGCATTTCGCGCACGCCGATGGTGGTCTCGTCGTGAAGGGCGATCATCTCGGAGAGTTTTCCATCGCCGGAGACGACCGCAAGTGGTACTGGGCTGATGCGCGCATCGAAGGCGACACGGTCGTAGTCACTTCGCCTTCTGTGCCCAATCCCACGCAGGTGCGATACGCTTGGCAATCGAATCCAGTTGCGACGCTCTTCAATGGTGCTGGCCTTCCGGCCGCTCCGTTCCGCACCGATCACTGGCCCGGTAAAACTGAGGCTGCAAGACCGTATTGA
- a CDS encoding glycoside hydrolase family 3 C-terminal domain-containing protein, producing the protein MKLRINPTLECIAICLGALLLGSSPQKAVAQDATNPPYLNPQLSPEQRATDLVRRMTLAEKATQMQNNSAAIERLKVPAYQWWSEALHGVINEGVTEYPEPVGLAATFDAPGIHTMAAQIGIEGRIKHVQNLREGHTGIMGGLDFWSPNLNIFRDPRWGRGQETYGEDPFLTGRMGVAYVTGLQGDNPKYYLGIATPKHYAVHSGPEPTRHFADVDVSKHDQVDTYEPAFRAAIVEGKAGSVMCAYNAINGEPACANQYLLQDQLRGKWGFQGYVVSDCDAVRDVAANHRYRPTQAQGAAISVIRGMDNECVTFTSRFGDPVEKAYVDAVQQGYLPESTLDTALIRLFTARIKLGMFDPPDMVPYTKIDEKELDSAEHRAHALKLANESMVLLKNDGLLPLKPGIKKIAVVGPLADQTRPLIGNYAGQPTHIVSVMEGLKAEFPNASITYVPGTQFLRTDGTPVPDGLLTTPDGKPGLKAEYNEGMRRGPGGPPSKSIATRTESNVKLTGTNLPSEVAGKKIFGVQWSGFLTPNESGDFLIGIRCQGFGRITVDTKQVAMAFGGGNEATSGVGRVHLEKGRKVAIEVSYGTRDGKAHAELIWNKANNAPSPEAVAAAKNADVVIAVVGITSQLEGEEMPVSEPGFLGGDRTSIDLPQPEEDLVEAVAATGKPLAVVLMNGSALAVNWINQHANAVLEAWYPGEEGGAAVAQTLSGKNNPAGRLPVTFYTGVDQLPHFEDYGMANRTYRYFTGKPLYPFGYGLSYTKFAYTDLSVSAQSVAAGQPVAADVTVKNGGQLAGDEVVQLYLKFPDVKGAARVALRGFQRIHLDPGASQKVHFELNPRDLGMVTEDGNPIIAQGDYTVSIGGGQPDTVAPVATGHFHVDGQYALPE; encoded by the coding sequence ATGAAACTCCGCATCAACCCGACTCTCGAGTGCATCGCCATCTGTCTGGGAGCGCTCCTCCTCGGTTCTTCCCCGCAGAAAGCAGTTGCTCAGGACGCAACGAATCCTCCCTACCTGAATCCCCAGCTCTCGCCTGAACAGCGCGCAACCGACCTGGTGCGTCGCATGACCTTGGCGGAGAAAGCCACGCAGATGCAGAACAACTCCGCTGCGATTGAGCGGCTCAAGGTGCCCGCGTATCAGTGGTGGAGCGAGGCCCTGCACGGCGTTATCAATGAAGGTGTGACCGAGTATCCGGAGCCCGTGGGCCTGGCCGCTACATTTGACGCGCCGGGCATTCACACCATGGCTGCGCAGATCGGCATCGAAGGCCGCATCAAGCACGTGCAGAACCTGCGCGAAGGACATACGGGCATCATGGGTGGACTCGATTTCTGGTCGCCCAATCTCAACATCTTCCGCGATCCGCGGTGGGGCCGCGGCCAGGAAACCTATGGGGAGGACCCATTCCTCACGGGCCGCATGGGTGTTGCTTATGTGACTGGCCTGCAAGGTGACAATCCGAAATACTATCTCGGCATTGCGACGCCGAAGCACTACGCCGTGCACAGTGGACCGGAACCGACGCGCCATTTCGCCGACGTCGATGTAAGCAAGCACGACCAGGTCGACACATACGAGCCTGCATTCCGCGCCGCGATTGTCGAGGGCAAGGCGGGATCCGTCATGTGCGCTTACAACGCCATCAATGGCGAGCCCGCCTGCGCGAATCAGTACCTGCTTCAGGACCAGCTGCGCGGCAAGTGGGGCTTCCAGGGCTATGTCGTCTCCGACTGCGATGCCGTGCGCGACGTCGCCGCGAACCATCGTTACCGCCCCACCCAGGCGCAAGGCGCGGCTATCTCAGTCATCCGCGGCATGGACAACGAGTGTGTCACCTTCACCTCGCGATTCGGCGATCCGGTCGAGAAAGCTTACGTCGACGCCGTGCAGCAGGGCTACTTGCCGGAGAGCACGCTGGACACTGCGCTCATCCGTCTCTTCACCGCGCGAATCAAACTCGGCATGTTCGATCCTCCTGACATGGTTCCCTACACCAAGATCGACGAGAAGGAACTCGACAGTGCCGAACACCGCGCACATGCGCTCAAGCTGGCGAATGAATCGATGGTGCTGTTGAAGAACGACGGCCTGCTTCCGCTCAAGCCCGGAATCAAGAAGATCGCTGTCGTCGGACCGCTTGCCGACCAGACGAGGCCGCTGATCGGCAACTACGCGGGCCAGCCCACGCATATCGTTTCCGTCATGGAAGGCCTCAAAGCCGAGTTCCCGAACGCCAGTATTACCTACGTTCCCGGTACACAGTTCCTTCGCACCGACGGAACTCCCGTGCCCGATGGTCTTCTGACCACGCCTGACGGCAAGCCTGGTCTCAAGGCCGAATATAACGAAGGCATGCGGCGCGGACCCGGAGGCCCACCGAGCAAGTCCATCGCCACGCGTACCGAGTCCAATGTGAAACTGACCGGGACAAATCTTCCGTCAGAGGTGGCCGGCAAGAAGATCTTCGGTGTGCAATGGTCAGGATTCCTTACGCCTAATGAATCCGGCGACTTTCTCATTGGCATTCGCTGCCAGGGGTTCGGTCGAATCACAGTGGACACGAAGCAGGTGGCGATGGCCTTTGGCGGCGGAAACGAAGCAACGTCGGGCGTAGGCCGCGTCCACCTCGAGAAGGGCCGCAAAGTCGCCATTGAAGTCTCCTACGGAACCAGGGATGGCAAGGCTCATGCCGAACTGATCTGGAACAAGGCGAACAACGCTCCTTCGCCTGAAGCAGTCGCCGCCGCGAAGAATGCTGACGTTGTGATTGCGGTCGTAGGTATCACCAGCCAGCTTGAGGGCGAAGAGATGCCGGTGAGCGAGCCGGGCTTCCTCGGCGGAGACCGCACCAGCATCGACCTGCCTCAGCCCGAAGAAGACCTGGTCGAAGCAGTGGCCGCGACAGGCAAGCCGCTCGCGGTCGTTCTCATGAACGGCAGCGCTCTGGCTGTCAATTGGATCAACCAACATGCCAACGCGGTCCTGGAAGCGTGGTACCCCGGTGAAGAGGGTGGAGCCGCTGTAGCGCAAACCCTCAGTGGCAAGAACAATCCAGCCGGACGTCTTCCCGTAACCTTCTACACTGGCGTCGACCAGTTGCCCCACTTCGAAGACTACGGAATGGCAAATCGGACTTACCGCTACTTCACCGGCAAGCCTCTCTATCCGTTTGGCTACGGGCTCAGCTACACGAAGTTCGCTTACACCGACCTCAGCGTGTCCGCTCAGTCCGTTGCTGCCGGACAACCCGTCGCGGCTGATGTAACCGTGAAAAACGGCGGGCAGCTCGCTGGAGACGAGGTAGTGCAGCTCTATCTAAAATTCCCTGATGTCAAAGGCGCTGCGCGTGTCGCTCTTCGTGGCTTCCAGCGCATCCATCTCGATCCCGGCGCAAGCCAGAAAGTCCACTTCGAGTTGAATCCGCGCGATCTGGGAATGGTCACTGAAGATGGCAATCCGATCATCGCGCAAGGCGATTACACCGTCAGCATCGGTGGCGGCCAGCCCGACACTGTAGCACCCGTCGCGACTGGCCATTTTCATGTCGACGGCCAGTACGCCTTGCCGGAGTAA
- a CDS encoding dolichyl-phosphate beta-glucosyltransferase, translating into MLEYPKYSIVIPAYNERLRIIATLDAVVACVRREHWDAEVIVVNDGSTDETADLVRDFIRNAPEVHLMENPSNRGKGYSVRNGIVHAQGNIVMFTDADLSAPIDEADRLFAAIEKDGADIAIGSRWLATSRQTHRQPLYRQFFGRCFNALTRMVMRLPYADTQCGFKAFTRDAAQTVFQLQTIERWGFDPEILFIARKRHFKVKEVPVSWAHDARSRISYLRDGLQMLKELAIVRWNALLGRYGKDITEVDRPELHS; encoded by the coding sequence ATGCTCGAATACCCGAAGTACAGCATCGTCATTCCGGCATACAACGAGCGGCTGCGCATCATTGCCACGCTCGACGCCGTAGTGGCCTGCGTGCGCCGGGAGCACTGGGACGCCGAAGTCATTGTTGTGAATGACGGCTCGACCGATGAAACTGCTGACCTTGTACGCGATTTCATCCGCAATGCGCCGGAAGTCCACCTCATGGAAAATCCCTCCAACCGCGGCAAAGGCTACAGCGTCCGGAACGGCATCGTCCACGCGCAGGGCAACATTGTCATGTTCACTGACGCCGACCTGTCCGCCCCCATCGACGAAGCCGACCGCCTCTTCGCCGCTATTGAGAAGGATGGCGCCGACATTGCCATTGGATCGCGCTGGCTCGCAACCAGCCGCCAGACGCACCGCCAGCCGCTCTATCGCCAGTTCTTCGGCCGCTGCTTCAACGCGCTCACGCGCATGGTGATGCGCCTGCCCTACGCCGACACGCAGTGTGGATTTAAAGCATTTACGCGCGACGCCGCTCAGACCGTCTTCCAGTTGCAGACCATCGAGCGCTGGGGGTTCGATCCGGAAATCCTCTTCATCGCGCGCAAGCGGCACTTCAAGGTGAAAGAGGTGCCGGTAAGCTGGGCGCACGACGCCCGCAGCCGCATCAGTTATCTTCGCGACGGCCTCCAAATGCTCAAGGAACTCGCCATCGTGCGCTGGAACGCGCTCCTCGGCCGCTATGGCAAAGACATCACTGAGGTCGATCGCCCCGAGCTACACAGCTAG
- a CDS encoding alpha/beta hydrolase-fold protein: MKFIGFAMLLATSLCFAQDSADFKPATSNVLDAQYPQVDSSSRVQIRFKAPDATKVKLNFWSGPKADMEKQADGFWTFTTPAMAPGLHYYTINVDGAEVSDPASTAYFGGSKWASAVEVPEAGADYYLPKDVPHGQVRQVWYHSSVTGAWRDAFVYLPPDYDNSKARYPVLYLQHGGGEDETGWVRQGKANFILDNLIAGGNTKPMIIVMANGYATRAGYVVPDLTGKPFGSPEFMKVMQERMGAFEDDMVQVLIPFIDKTFRTISDRDHRAMAGLSMGGMQTFQVTFDHLDMFSYIGGFSGAANVFAMGNNKFDTKTAFNGAMADPAAFAKRVHLLWIGVGTKEPERMKTGLEALHTALDEGKIQHVFYESPGTDHEWQTWRRDLKDFAPRLFQSSGQQSAAAHGM; encoded by the coding sequence ATGAAATTCATCGGATTCGCAATGCTTCTCGCCACAAGTCTCTGCTTTGCCCAGGACTCGGCCGACTTCAAGCCCGCCACTTCGAATGTCCTGGATGCCCAATACCCTCAAGTCGACAGTTCCTCGCGCGTACAGATCCGCTTCAAGGCCCCCGATGCGACTAAAGTGAAGCTCAATTTCTGGAGCGGGCCCAAGGCTGACATGGAAAAGCAAGCCGACGGGTTCTGGACGTTTACCACGCCCGCGATGGCTCCGGGACTGCACTACTACACGATCAATGTTGATGGCGCGGAGGTCAGCGATCCCGCCAGCACGGCATACTTCGGCGGCAGCAAATGGGCCAGCGCCGTGGAAGTTCCCGAGGCCGGAGCCGACTACTATCTGCCGAAAGACGTTCCCCACGGGCAGGTGCGCCAAGTCTGGTACCACTCCAGCGTGACCGGCGCCTGGCGGGACGCATTCGTATACCTGCCGCCTGATTACGACAACTCAAAAGCGCGGTATCCGGTGCTGTACCTTCAGCACGGAGGCGGGGAAGATGAGACTGGATGGGTCCGTCAGGGCAAAGCCAATTTCATCCTCGATAACCTGATTGCCGGCGGAAATACCAAGCCCATGATCATCGTGATGGCCAATGGCTACGCGACACGTGCCGGGTACGTCGTTCCCGACCTCACGGGAAAGCCATTTGGATCGCCGGAGTTCATGAAGGTGATGCAGGAGCGAATGGGCGCATTCGAAGACGATATGGTTCAGGTGCTCATCCCCTTCATCGACAAGACATTCCGCACGATCTCCGATCGCGATCATCGCGCCATGGCCGGTCTGTCCATGGGCGGCATGCAAACCTTCCAGGTCACCTTCGATCATCTCGACATGTTCTCGTATATCGGCGGTTTTAGTGGCGCCGCGAACGTCTTCGCAATGGGCAACAACAAGTTCGACACGAAGACAGCCTTCAATGGCGCAATGGCCGATCCTGCGGCTTTCGCCAAACGCGTGCACCTGCTCTGGATCGGCGTTGGAACCAAGGAGCCTGAACGAATGAAGACCGGGCTGGAGGCCTTGCACACAGCGCTCGATGAAGGAAAGATCCAGCACGTCTTTTACGAGTCACCCGGCACCGATCACGAGTGGCAGACGTGGCGTCGCGATCTGAAGGACTTCGCGCCGCGCCTGTTCCAGTCCTCCGGACAGCAATCAGCTGCCGCTCATGGGATGTAG
- a CDS encoding alpha-N-arabinofuranosidase, translating to MHLIRTRESEKTLTRISALFVFAVLASAVNAFPQARTVTANIDVSKTGAPISKYIYGQFLEHGGDIVNNGIWSEMLVDRKFFYPVAAGAPTPPPVLGNAAGNPRFRRTPTRWWAPVGGAENVTMDKKDPYTGDQSPLVKVDAKDPHGLSESGIAVRKGKAYTGRIVLAGSPGAVVKVTLIWGKGPADRQVTTIRTLGASYRKLPLRFTAAADTDDATLEITGTGTGEFHVGAVSLMPADNIEGFRPEVIAALKQMRFGVLRFPGGNFVSSYEWRYGVGDIDKRPPIFDAVWHAVQPNDVGTDEFLTLCRLLGVDPYITVNAGFGDAWSARELVEYTNGSATTPMGKWRAQNGHPAPYGVKFWGVGNEPWGDYQMGAMSLPQFELKHNTFAKEMRKVDPSIKLIAGGAMPDVMEGADQARRINGQYVPDYLSAADWTGQLLLNCLDNIDMVSEHYYASGTEHTDMKLQKKVPIDPPLSFLEWQRAPAVQVRAKYEHYQEYLKRIPALRAKPVPIAIDEWAYFGGGPNSYKTVPAYAWAFHEMFRHSDIFQMGAFTFATAMMSQNRTEATLNPTGLLFKMYRDHFGTIPVEVSGDSPQPKPRFPAGGDQPAVNPGSDTYPLDVSAALTEDRKTLAIAVLNPSDSEQSIKVSVNGAKVAGAGKLWRMAPDSINATVQVDKKPEVQVEEQSLGALPETITVRPFSVNIYSYPVQ from the coding sequence ATGCACCTGATCAGAACCCGGGAATCCGAGAAAACGCTTACGCGAATCTCCGCACTCTTCGTTTTCGCAGTTCTCGCCTCAGCAGTAAATGCTTTCCCCCAGGCTCGCACCGTCACTGCCAACATCGACGTTTCGAAGACCGGCGCACCCATTTCGAAGTACATCTACGGCCAGTTCCTCGAACACGGTGGCGACATCGTTAACAACGGCATCTGGTCGGAGATGCTGGTCGATCGCAAGTTCTTCTATCCGGTTGCGGCGGGCGCGCCCACGCCTCCGCCGGTACTGGGGAACGCCGCAGGCAATCCGCGGTTCAGACGCACGCCTACGCGCTGGTGGGCGCCAGTCGGCGGAGCTGAGAACGTCACGATGGATAAGAAGGATCCATACACAGGAGATCAGTCTCCATTGGTGAAGGTCGATGCGAAAGATCCGCACGGTTTGAGCGAGTCCGGGATCGCGGTGCGAAAAGGCAAGGCATATACCGGACGTATCGTCCTCGCTGGCTCGCCCGGGGCGGTAGTCAAAGTCACACTGATCTGGGGCAAGGGACCAGCCGATCGCCAAGTCACCACCATCCGCACCCTTGGCGCTAGCTATCGGAAGCTCCCATTGCGTTTTACTGCCGCTGCGGACACCGATGACGCCACACTCGAGATCACGGGCACCGGGACCGGCGAATTTCACGTTGGCGCAGTCTCGCTCATGCCTGCCGACAACATCGAAGGCTTCCGCCCGGAGGTGATTGCCGCGCTCAAGCAGATGCGGTTCGGCGTGCTGCGCTTCCCTGGCGGCAACTTCGTCTCCTCCTATGAGTGGCGATATGGTGTTGGCGATATCGACAAGCGTCCTCCCATCTTCGATGCGGTGTGGCATGCCGTGCAGCCGAACGACGTGGGCACGGATGAGTTTCTGACTCTGTGCCGTCTGCTTGGCGTCGATCCTTACATTACCGTCAACGCCGGATTTGGCGACGCGTGGTCCGCGCGCGAGCTGGTCGAATACACCAATGGATCCGCAACCACGCCGATGGGTAAATGGCGCGCTCAGAACGGCCATCCCGCGCCGTACGGCGTGAAGTTCTGGGGTGTAGGAAACGAGCCCTGGGGCGACTACCAGATGGGCGCGATGTCGCTTCCGCAATTCGAACTGAAGCACAACACGTTCGCCAAGGAGATGCGCAAGGTCGATCCGTCGATCAAACTGATCGCCGGCGGTGCGATGCCTGACGTGATGGAGGGCGCCGACCAGGCTCGCCGCATCAATGGGCAGTATGTTCCCGACTATCTCTCTGCGGCCGACTGGACAGGACAACTGCTGTTGAATTGCCTGGACAACATCGACATGGTGAGCGAGCACTATTACGCTTCCGGCACCGAGCACACGGATATGAAGCTGCAGAAGAAGGTGCCGATCGATCCGCCGCTTTCGTTCCTCGAGTGGCAGCGCGCGCCGGCTGTGCAGGTTCGCGCGAAGTACGAGCACTACCAGGAGTATCTGAAGCGCATCCCCGCGCTCAGGGCGAAGCCTGTTCCGATTGCGATTGACGAGTGGGCGTACTTTGGCGGGGGACCGAACTCGTACAAAACCGTGCCCGCCTATGCCTGGGCCTTCCACGAGATGTTCCGCCACTCGGACATCTTCCAGATGGGAGCGTTCACCTTCGCGACCGCGATGATGAGCCAGAACCGCACCGAGGCCACGCTCAATCCCACAGGCCTGCTGTTCAAGATGTATCGCGATCACTTCGGTACAATTCCTGTCGAAGTCAGCGGAGATTCACCGCAGCCCAAGCCCAGATTCCCGGCCGGCGGTGATCAACCCGCGGTCAATCCCGGCAGCGACACCTATCCGCTGGACGTGAGCGCTGCGCTGACCGAAGACCGCAAGACCCTCGCCATTGCGGTGTTGAATCCATCTGATTCTGAGCAAAGCATCAAGGTATCGGTGAATGGTGCGAAAGTTGCCGGGGCAGGGAAGTTGTGGCGTATGGCGCCAGATTCCATTAACGCCACAGTGCAGGTGGACAAGAAGCCCGAAGTTCAGGTAGAGGAACAATCGCTCGGTGCGCTTCCGGAAACAATCACGGTGCGCCCGTTCAGCGTGAACATCTATTCGTACCCCGTGCAGTAA